TGCCAAGGCTTCATCTGCCCGAGCCAGTGCGCTTTCAAGGACAAACGCGCTTACTGTACGATTAGAGACAGAGGCAGCAGCCTCCAGCGTTCGCTTGGCTGCGGAACTTACCCGAAGATCCAATTTTTCAGTCCGAAGTGCACGGGCTGGCATAGGTCACCTCTGTTGCGGATAAAGATAACGCAAGAATCATATCATGTCAAGACAATGTCATGACTCTAATATCATTAAGTTACAGTGTCTTAAAATACATGGCGCTCGTAATGCACTTAGGATGATGTGGGACATTGAAGAATGACACAGAAAATGCCAGAAACCTGTTAGATCGCATGAGGAGCCATATTCGCAATAGAGTGGGGCCATCAACAAAATGACAGGAGGGATGTAATACGCGATGATTTTCCATGTGATGTTGGAGCAAGCGGGAGATGGCTGGGTTGTCGTAGAGTGCCCAGCGCTTCCCGGCTGTGTCTCCCAGGGAAAGGATGAGAAGGAAGCTCTTGACAATATCAAGGAAGCTATCACGGCGTGGCTGTGGGCCGAAGACCAGAAGGCGCTGAAGGCCTTTCCCCTAAAGCCCGGGCAAGAACGAATTGTGGTTGCGGTCTAGAAAATGACGAGGCTAGCCAATATTTCCTACCGATACAGGGACTCATCGCCCATGGACGGCGGCTTATCCGGCAAAGATCATATCTTCATCCGGCACATTTCGCGGGCTCCTCGACTACTGCCCGGACCTCTATGCTAATCCTCCTCACACCGCAAGAGATTTCTGGTCCCTTCCCCAGTTCCAATTAGAAGCAGGTGCTTCGAGCAAT
The DNA window shown above is from Nitrospira tepida and carries:
- a CDS encoding type II toxin-antitoxin system HicB family antitoxin gives rise to the protein MIFHVMLEQAGDGWVVVECPALPGCVSQGKDEKEALDNIKEAITAWLWAEDQKALKAFPLKPGQERIVVAV
- a CDS encoding type II toxin-antitoxin system TacA family antitoxin — encoded protein: MPARALRTEKLDLRVSSAAKRTLEAAASVSNRTVSAFVLESALARADEALADRRTFPLSKAKWTEFLAALDAPTRPLPRMQRLLTEPGFFDATPTPNAQEKR